From one Humulus lupulus chromosome 8, drHumLupu1.1, whole genome shotgun sequence genomic stretch:
- the LOC133794176 gene encoding lysine-specific demethylase JMJ28 isoform X3 — MEEDEPLPDNLRCNRTDGRQWRCKRRVMEKMKLCEIHYLQGRHRQNKEVVPESLKLQRTTTKKKKGLNRDKSKRGFQIRAKKEEILAKLMMKRKRSGETLRTVKKLKRGNTEMELIRMVLKREVEKSTEKSMKSKTKTKTKKNKVVSEKEDEEDDDSEEELTRDLPNGLMAISSSSSPSPQQCSGNVGSDSPALVKVGVDFRPVQQRRFRSKNIEALPYGKLQVLPCARNVGNLGGDKRKKRCHWCQRSGSRILIKCSSCQKHFFCLDCIKERYFNSQEVKDACPVCRKICTCKDCLENPSKDSESKDFLGDKHEVEVILCFHYLICMLLPVLKQINKDQNDELEIEARIRGQKPSDLHIKQADTECSEQHCCNRCKGFILDLHRSCPNCSYNLCLSCCRDLRQESFFGCTNFSIQMCSNKSETLASANMRQIEKPLRTRQNSGSKYLESSVSLPEWKVHNGNGDTSCPPREYGGCGENLLELRFLLPLNWTKELEVSAEQIVCSYDVPETSDISLCCSLCNGMNQKVGGRKQLQEAAVREDSSDNFLYYPTLLDVHGDKLEHFQKHWLKGHPVIVRNVLPATSRVSWDPILMFCTYLERSISRYENNKDLCEVSNCLDWCEVEIGIKQYFMGSFKGQTHKNTWNETLKLRGWLSSQLFQQQFPSHYAEIIHTLPLQEYMNPASGLLNLTARLPKDIQKPDLGPCVYISYGYTEQLVQADSVLKLCYDSYDMVNILAHTSDVPISSEQLSRIRKLLKKHKAQQSHMPSSKITSDQNIINNINGKSSSLHGEEIEDSAVQDLIGEEMHLRKKIARVSCSSAATQESWDRNLKESNSSLDVESDSDSETLLPSCESIHGSETSEDRKSFKGNNKSSNHDGKKSLAVSDGAQWDVFRRQDVPKLIDYLKRHSNEFACHKQVDHPILDQSFFLDTTHKMRLKEEFEIEPWTFMQHVGEAVIIPAGCPYQIKSPKACVHVVLDFMSPENVTECAQLSDEIRLLPEDHKAKVDKLQVKKMALHSISAAIQEIRELTCATCLFFIPS, encoded by the exons ATGGAAGAAGACGAACCGTTACCGGACAATTTGCGGTGCAACCGAACTGACGGACGGCAATGGCGTTGCAAACGAAGAGTCATGGAGAAAATGAAGCTCTGCGAGATTCACTACTTGCAAGGGCGTCATCGACAGAACAAGGAGGTAGTACCGGAGTCGCTGAAACTGCAAAGGACGAcgacgaagaagaagaagggacTGAACAGAGACAAAAGTAAGCGCGGCTTTCAAATTAGGGCAAAGAAAGAGGAAATTTTGGCGAAACTCATGATGAAGAGGAAGCGATCGGGTGAGACTTTGAGGACAGTGAAGAAATTGAAGAGAGGGAATACGGAGATGGAGCTTATAAGGATGGTGCTGAAGCGAGAGGTGGAGAAGAGTACAGAGAAGAGCATGAAGTCGAAGACGAAAACGAAAACGAAGAAAAATAAGGTTGTTTCGgagaaagaagatgaagaagacgATGATAGTGAGGAAGAACTCACGAGAGATCTTCCTAATGGTCTAATGGCGatctcttcgtcttcttcacctTCACCGCAACAGTGTTCCGGCAATGTGGGTTCTGATTCACCTGCCCTTGTGAAAGTTGGAGTTGATTTCCGGCCGGTTCAGCAACGACGGTTTCGGTCTAAGAACATTGAGGCATTGCCTTATGGTAAATTGCAG GTATTGCCCTGTGCTCGAAATGTGGGGAACTTGGGTGGggataagaggaagaagaggtgccaTTGGTGCCAGAGAAGCGGCTCTCGGATTCTAATCAAATGTTCGAGTTGCCAAAAACACTTCTTTTGTTTGGATTGCATAAAAGAACG ATACTTCAACTCGCAAGAAGTCAAAGATGCATGTCCAGTTTGTCGCAAAATTTGTACTTGTAAGGACTGCTTGGAAAATCCATCTAAAGACAGTGAAAGTAAG GACTTCTTGGGGGATAAACATGAAGTTGAAGTGATACTGTGTTTCCATTATTTGATTTGTATGCTTCTTCCTGTGTtgaaacaaataaacaaagaccAGAATGATGAACTAGAAATAGAAGCAAGAATAAGAG GACAAAAACCATCTGATCTTCATATAAAACAGGCTGATACTGAATGCAGTGAGCAGCACTGCTG TAATAGATGCAAAGGTTTTATACTGGATCTCCATAGAAGCTGCCCAAATTGTTCCTATAACCTTTGTTTAAGTTGTTGTCGAGATTTACGTCAAGAAAGCTTTTTTGGATGTACTAACTTCTCTATCCAAATGTGCTCTAACAAAAGTGAAACCCTTGCGTCTGCTAATATGCGACAGATAGAGAAGCCATTAAGAACCAGGCAAAATTCTGGTAGTAAGTACCTTGAGTCTTCTGTGTCACTGCCTGAATGGAAAGTTCATAATGGTAATGGAGATACATCTTGCCCACCCAGGGAGTATGGCGGTTGTGGGGAGAACCTCCTTGAATTGAGATTTCTGTTGCCTTTAAATTGGACCAAAGAGCTGGAAGTAAGTGCAGAACAGATCGTCTGTAGCTATGATGTTCCAGAAACTTCAGACATATCTTTGTGCTGCTCTCTGTGTAATGGAATGAATCAGAAAGTTGGAGGAAGAAAGCAGTTGCAAGAAGCAGCTGTAAGAGAAGACTCCAGTGATAACTTTTTATATTACCCTACTCTTTTGGATGTTCAtggtgataaacttgaacatttTCAGAAACACTGGCTCAAGGGCCATCCTGTCATAGTTCGTAATGTTCTTCCGGCTACTTCACGTGTGAGTTGGGATCCAATTCTAATGTTTTGCACGTATCTTGAAAGGAGCATATCCAGATATGAAAATAACAAGGATCTATGTGAAGTTAGCAATTGCTTGGATTGGTGTGAG GTAGAAATTGGTATCAAGCAGTACTTCATGGGTTCTTTCAAGGGCCAGACACATAAGAATACATGGAATGAGACTCTGAAATTAAGGGGCTGGCTTTCTTCTCAGTTGTTTCAACAACAGTTTCCATCCCATTATGCTGAAATAATCCATACTCTGCCACTTCAAGAATACATGAATCCAGCATCTGGTCTTCTAAATCTTACTGCAAGGTTGCCAAAGGATATCCAGAAGCCTGACCTAGGTCCGTGTGTTTATATCTCATATGGCTACACCGAGCAACTTGTACAGGCTGATTCTGTCTTAAAACTGTGTTATGATTCCTATGACATG GTTAACATTCTGGCACACACTTCAGATGTCCCTATCTCTTCAGAACAACTTTCTAGAATAAGAAAGTTACTGAAAAAGCACAAGGCTCAACAAAGTCACATGCCGTCTTCCAAGATCACTTCAGatcaaaacatcataaacaacatcAATGGAAAATCATCATCATTGCATGGAGAGGAGATTGAAGATTCAGCAGTGCAGGATTTGATTGGAGAAGAAATGCATTTACGAAAGAAAATTGCTCGGGTATCTTGTTCCTCTGCTGCCACTCAAGAATCATGGGATAGAAATCTCAAAGAGAGTAATTCATCCCTTGATGTTGAATCTGATTCTGATTCTGAAACTTTGCTACCTTCTTGCGAGAGTATACATGGCTCAGAAACATCAGAAGACAGGAAAAGTTTCAAGGGTAACAATAAAAGCTCCAATCATGATGGGAAGAAATCACTAGCAGTGTCTGACGGTGCCCAGTGGGATGTTTTTCGCAGACAAGATGTTCCCAAGCTTATAGATTATCTCAAAAGGCATTCTAATGAGTTTGCTTGCCACAAGCAG GTTGATCATCCAATTCTCGATCAGAGTTTCTTTCTTGACACCACTCACAAAATGAGGCTTAAGGAGGAGTTTG AGATTGAACCTTGGACTTTCATGCAACACGTAGGAGAAGCTGTTATCATTCCTGCTGGATGTCCCTACCAGATTAAGAGCCCTAAG GCTTGTGTTCATGTTGTGTTGGACTTCATGTCTCCTGAGAATGTTACCGAGTGTGCCCAATTGTCCGATGAAATACGACTACTTCCAGAAGACCATAAAGCCAAAGTAGACAAGTTACAG GTGAAGAAAATGGCTCTTCACAGTATTAGTGCTGCTATCCAAGAAATTCGCGAGCTTACATGTGCAAC TTGCTTATTTTTCATTCCAAGCTGA
- the LOC133794176 gene encoding lysine-specific demethylase JMJ28 isoform X2 produces the protein MEEDEPLPDNLRCNRTDGRQWRCKRRVMEKMKLCEIHYLQGRHRQNKEVVPESLKLQRTTTKKKKGLNRDKSKRGFQIRAKKEEILAKLMMKRKRSGETLRTVKKLKRGNTEMELIRMVLKREVEKSTEKSMKSKTKTKTKKNKVVSEKEDEEDDDSEEELTRDLPNGLMAISSSSSPSPQQCSGNVGSDSPALVKVGVDFRPVQQRRFRSKNIEALPYGKLQVLPCARNVGNLGGDKRKKRCHWCQRSGSRILIKCSSCQKHFFCLDCIKERYFNSQEVKDACPVCRKICTCKDCLENPSKDSESKDFLGDKHEVEVILCFHYLICMLLPVLKQINKDQNDELEIEARIRGQKPSDLHIKQADTECSEQHCCNRCKGFILDLHRSCPNCSYNLCLSCCRDLRQESFFGCTNFSIQMCSNKSETLASANMRQIEKPLRTRQNSGSKYLESSVSLPEWKVHNGNGDTSCPPREYGGCGENLLELRFLLPLNWTKELEVSAEQIVCSYDVPETSDISLCCSLCNGMNQKVGGRKQLQEAAVREDSSDNFLYYPTLLDVHGDKLEHFQKHWLKGHPVIVRNVLPATSRVSWDPILMFCTYLERSISRYENNKDLCEVSNCLDWCEVEIGIKQYFMGSFKGQTHKNTWNETLKLRGWLSSQLFQQQFPSHYAEIIHTLPLQEYMNPASGLLNLTARLPKDIQKPDLGPCVYISYGYTEQLVQADSVLKLCYDSYDMVNILAHTSDVPISSEQLSRIRKLLKKHKAQQSHMPSSKITSDQNIINNINGKSSSLHGEEIEDSAVQDLIGEEMHLRKKIARVSCSSAATQESWDRNLKESNSSLDVESDSDSETLLPSCESIHGSETSEDRKSFKGNNKSSNHDGKKSLAVSDGAQWDVFRRQDVPKLIDYLKRHSNEFACHKQVDHPILDQSFFLDTTHKMRLKEEFEIEPWTFMQHVGEAVIIPAGCPYQIKSPKACVHVVLDFMSPENVTECAQLSDEIRLLPEDHKAKVDKLQVKKMALHSISAAIQEIRELTCATCPTFFCMSVHIFRF, from the exons ATGGAAGAAGACGAACCGTTACCGGACAATTTGCGGTGCAACCGAACTGACGGACGGCAATGGCGTTGCAAACGAAGAGTCATGGAGAAAATGAAGCTCTGCGAGATTCACTACTTGCAAGGGCGTCATCGACAGAACAAGGAGGTAGTACCGGAGTCGCTGAAACTGCAAAGGACGAcgacgaagaagaagaagggacTGAACAGAGACAAAAGTAAGCGCGGCTTTCAAATTAGGGCAAAGAAAGAGGAAATTTTGGCGAAACTCATGATGAAGAGGAAGCGATCGGGTGAGACTTTGAGGACAGTGAAGAAATTGAAGAGAGGGAATACGGAGATGGAGCTTATAAGGATGGTGCTGAAGCGAGAGGTGGAGAAGAGTACAGAGAAGAGCATGAAGTCGAAGACGAAAACGAAAACGAAGAAAAATAAGGTTGTTTCGgagaaagaagatgaagaagacgATGATAGTGAGGAAGAACTCACGAGAGATCTTCCTAATGGTCTAATGGCGatctcttcgtcttcttcacctTCACCGCAACAGTGTTCCGGCAATGTGGGTTCTGATTCACCTGCCCTTGTGAAAGTTGGAGTTGATTTCCGGCCGGTTCAGCAACGACGGTTTCGGTCTAAGAACATTGAGGCATTGCCTTATGGTAAATTGCAG GTATTGCCCTGTGCTCGAAATGTGGGGAACTTGGGTGGggataagaggaagaagaggtgccaTTGGTGCCAGAGAAGCGGCTCTCGGATTCTAATCAAATGTTCGAGTTGCCAAAAACACTTCTTTTGTTTGGATTGCATAAAAGAACG ATACTTCAACTCGCAAGAAGTCAAAGATGCATGTCCAGTTTGTCGCAAAATTTGTACTTGTAAGGACTGCTTGGAAAATCCATCTAAAGACAGTGAAAGTAAG GACTTCTTGGGGGATAAACATGAAGTTGAAGTGATACTGTGTTTCCATTATTTGATTTGTATGCTTCTTCCTGTGTtgaaacaaataaacaaagaccAGAATGATGAACTAGAAATAGAAGCAAGAATAAGAG GACAAAAACCATCTGATCTTCATATAAAACAGGCTGATACTGAATGCAGTGAGCAGCACTGCTG TAATAGATGCAAAGGTTTTATACTGGATCTCCATAGAAGCTGCCCAAATTGTTCCTATAACCTTTGTTTAAGTTGTTGTCGAGATTTACGTCAAGAAAGCTTTTTTGGATGTACTAACTTCTCTATCCAAATGTGCTCTAACAAAAGTGAAACCCTTGCGTCTGCTAATATGCGACAGATAGAGAAGCCATTAAGAACCAGGCAAAATTCTGGTAGTAAGTACCTTGAGTCTTCTGTGTCACTGCCTGAATGGAAAGTTCATAATGGTAATGGAGATACATCTTGCCCACCCAGGGAGTATGGCGGTTGTGGGGAGAACCTCCTTGAATTGAGATTTCTGTTGCCTTTAAATTGGACCAAAGAGCTGGAAGTAAGTGCAGAACAGATCGTCTGTAGCTATGATGTTCCAGAAACTTCAGACATATCTTTGTGCTGCTCTCTGTGTAATGGAATGAATCAGAAAGTTGGAGGAAGAAAGCAGTTGCAAGAAGCAGCTGTAAGAGAAGACTCCAGTGATAACTTTTTATATTACCCTACTCTTTTGGATGTTCAtggtgataaacttgaacatttTCAGAAACACTGGCTCAAGGGCCATCCTGTCATAGTTCGTAATGTTCTTCCGGCTACTTCACGTGTGAGTTGGGATCCAATTCTAATGTTTTGCACGTATCTTGAAAGGAGCATATCCAGATATGAAAATAACAAGGATCTATGTGAAGTTAGCAATTGCTTGGATTGGTGTGAG GTAGAAATTGGTATCAAGCAGTACTTCATGGGTTCTTTCAAGGGCCAGACACATAAGAATACATGGAATGAGACTCTGAAATTAAGGGGCTGGCTTTCTTCTCAGTTGTTTCAACAACAGTTTCCATCCCATTATGCTGAAATAATCCATACTCTGCCACTTCAAGAATACATGAATCCAGCATCTGGTCTTCTAAATCTTACTGCAAGGTTGCCAAAGGATATCCAGAAGCCTGACCTAGGTCCGTGTGTTTATATCTCATATGGCTACACCGAGCAACTTGTACAGGCTGATTCTGTCTTAAAACTGTGTTATGATTCCTATGACATG GTTAACATTCTGGCACACACTTCAGATGTCCCTATCTCTTCAGAACAACTTTCTAGAATAAGAAAGTTACTGAAAAAGCACAAGGCTCAACAAAGTCACATGCCGTCTTCCAAGATCACTTCAGatcaaaacatcataaacaacatcAATGGAAAATCATCATCATTGCATGGAGAGGAGATTGAAGATTCAGCAGTGCAGGATTTGATTGGAGAAGAAATGCATTTACGAAAGAAAATTGCTCGGGTATCTTGTTCCTCTGCTGCCACTCAAGAATCATGGGATAGAAATCTCAAAGAGAGTAATTCATCCCTTGATGTTGAATCTGATTCTGATTCTGAAACTTTGCTACCTTCTTGCGAGAGTATACATGGCTCAGAAACATCAGAAGACAGGAAAAGTTTCAAGGGTAACAATAAAAGCTCCAATCATGATGGGAAGAAATCACTAGCAGTGTCTGACGGTGCCCAGTGGGATGTTTTTCGCAGACAAGATGTTCCCAAGCTTATAGATTATCTCAAAAGGCATTCTAATGAGTTTGCTTGCCACAAGCAG GTTGATCATCCAATTCTCGATCAGAGTTTCTTTCTTGACACCACTCACAAAATGAGGCTTAAGGAGGAGTTTG AGATTGAACCTTGGACTTTCATGCAACACGTAGGAGAAGCTGTTATCATTCCTGCTGGATGTCCCTACCAGATTAAGAGCCCTAAG GCTTGTGTTCATGTTGTGTTGGACTTCATGTCTCCTGAGAATGTTACCGAGTGTGCCCAATTGTCCGATGAAATACGACTACTTCCAGAAGACCATAAAGCCAAAGTAGACAAGTTACAG GTGAAGAAAATGGCTCTTCACAGTATTAGTGCTGCTATCCAAGAAATTCGCGAGCTTACATGTGCAAC gtgCCCAACATTCTTTTGTATGTCCGTACATATCTTTAGATTTTGA
- the LOC133794176 gene encoding lysine-specific demethylase JMJ28 isoform X1 produces MEEDEPLPDNLRCNRTDGRQWRCKRRVMEKMKLCEIHYLQGRHRQNKEVVPESLKLQRTTTKKKKGLNRDKSKRGFQIRAKKEEILAKLMMKRKRSGETLRTVKKLKRGNTEMELIRMVLKREVEKSTEKSMKSKTKTKTKKNKVVSEKEDEEDDDSEEELTRDLPNGLMAISSSSSPSPQQCSGNVGSDSPALVKVGVDFRPVQQRRFRSKNIEALPYGKLQVLPCARNVGNLGGDKRKKRCHWCQRSGSRILIKCSSCQKHFFCLDCIKERYFNSQEVKDACPVCRKICTCKDCLENPSKDSESKDFLGDKHEVEVILCFHYLICMLLPVLKQINKDQNDELEIEARIRGQKPSDLHIKQADTECSEQHCCNRCKGFILDLHRSCPNCSYNLCLSCCRDLRQESFFGCTNFSIQMCSNKSETLASANMRQIEKPLRTRQNSGSKYLESSVSLPEWKVHNGNGDTSCPPREYGGCGENLLELRFLLPLNWTKELEVSAEQIVCSYDVPETSDISLCCSLCNGMNQKVGGRKQLQEAAVREDSSDNFLYYPTLLDVHGDKLEHFQKHWLKGHPVIVRNVLPATSRVSWDPILMFCTYLERSISRYENNKDLCEVSNCLDWCEVEIGIKQYFMGSFKGQTHKNTWNETLKLRGWLSSQLFQQQFPSHYAEIIHTLPLQEYMNPASGLLNLTARLPKDIQKPDLGPCVYISYGYTEQLVQADSVLKLCYDSYDMVNILAHTSDVPISSEQLSRIRKLLKKHKAQQSHMPSSKITSDQNIINNINGKSSSLHGEEIEDSAVQDLIGEEMHLRKKIARVSCSSAATQESWDRNLKESNSSLDVESDSDSETLLPSCESIHGSETSEDRKSFKGNNKSSNHDGKKSLAVSDGAQWDVFRRQDVPKLIDYLKRHSNEFACHKQVDHPILDQSFFLDTTHKMRLKEEFEIEPWTFMQHVGEAVIIPAGCPYQIKSPKACVHVVLDFMSPENVTECAQLSDEIRLLPEDHKAKVDKLQVKKMALHSISAAIQEIRELTCATRRNNVESTKVISSTYKVVTLVMHTLSHKYGLLGRIDNVFGYL; encoded by the exons ATGGAAGAAGACGAACCGTTACCGGACAATTTGCGGTGCAACCGAACTGACGGACGGCAATGGCGTTGCAAACGAAGAGTCATGGAGAAAATGAAGCTCTGCGAGATTCACTACTTGCAAGGGCGTCATCGACAGAACAAGGAGGTAGTACCGGAGTCGCTGAAACTGCAAAGGACGAcgacgaagaagaagaagggacTGAACAGAGACAAAAGTAAGCGCGGCTTTCAAATTAGGGCAAAGAAAGAGGAAATTTTGGCGAAACTCATGATGAAGAGGAAGCGATCGGGTGAGACTTTGAGGACAGTGAAGAAATTGAAGAGAGGGAATACGGAGATGGAGCTTATAAGGATGGTGCTGAAGCGAGAGGTGGAGAAGAGTACAGAGAAGAGCATGAAGTCGAAGACGAAAACGAAAACGAAGAAAAATAAGGTTGTTTCGgagaaagaagatgaagaagacgATGATAGTGAGGAAGAACTCACGAGAGATCTTCCTAATGGTCTAATGGCGatctcttcgtcttcttcacctTCACCGCAACAGTGTTCCGGCAATGTGGGTTCTGATTCACCTGCCCTTGTGAAAGTTGGAGTTGATTTCCGGCCGGTTCAGCAACGACGGTTTCGGTCTAAGAACATTGAGGCATTGCCTTATGGTAAATTGCAG GTATTGCCCTGTGCTCGAAATGTGGGGAACTTGGGTGGggataagaggaagaagaggtgccaTTGGTGCCAGAGAAGCGGCTCTCGGATTCTAATCAAATGTTCGAGTTGCCAAAAACACTTCTTTTGTTTGGATTGCATAAAAGAACG ATACTTCAACTCGCAAGAAGTCAAAGATGCATGTCCAGTTTGTCGCAAAATTTGTACTTGTAAGGACTGCTTGGAAAATCCATCTAAAGACAGTGAAAGTAAG GACTTCTTGGGGGATAAACATGAAGTTGAAGTGATACTGTGTTTCCATTATTTGATTTGTATGCTTCTTCCTGTGTtgaaacaaataaacaaagaccAGAATGATGAACTAGAAATAGAAGCAAGAATAAGAG GACAAAAACCATCTGATCTTCATATAAAACAGGCTGATACTGAATGCAGTGAGCAGCACTGCTG TAATAGATGCAAAGGTTTTATACTGGATCTCCATAGAAGCTGCCCAAATTGTTCCTATAACCTTTGTTTAAGTTGTTGTCGAGATTTACGTCAAGAAAGCTTTTTTGGATGTACTAACTTCTCTATCCAAATGTGCTCTAACAAAAGTGAAACCCTTGCGTCTGCTAATATGCGACAGATAGAGAAGCCATTAAGAACCAGGCAAAATTCTGGTAGTAAGTACCTTGAGTCTTCTGTGTCACTGCCTGAATGGAAAGTTCATAATGGTAATGGAGATACATCTTGCCCACCCAGGGAGTATGGCGGTTGTGGGGAGAACCTCCTTGAATTGAGATTTCTGTTGCCTTTAAATTGGACCAAAGAGCTGGAAGTAAGTGCAGAACAGATCGTCTGTAGCTATGATGTTCCAGAAACTTCAGACATATCTTTGTGCTGCTCTCTGTGTAATGGAATGAATCAGAAAGTTGGAGGAAGAAAGCAGTTGCAAGAAGCAGCTGTAAGAGAAGACTCCAGTGATAACTTTTTATATTACCCTACTCTTTTGGATGTTCAtggtgataaacttgaacatttTCAGAAACACTGGCTCAAGGGCCATCCTGTCATAGTTCGTAATGTTCTTCCGGCTACTTCACGTGTGAGTTGGGATCCAATTCTAATGTTTTGCACGTATCTTGAAAGGAGCATATCCAGATATGAAAATAACAAGGATCTATGTGAAGTTAGCAATTGCTTGGATTGGTGTGAG GTAGAAATTGGTATCAAGCAGTACTTCATGGGTTCTTTCAAGGGCCAGACACATAAGAATACATGGAATGAGACTCTGAAATTAAGGGGCTGGCTTTCTTCTCAGTTGTTTCAACAACAGTTTCCATCCCATTATGCTGAAATAATCCATACTCTGCCACTTCAAGAATACATGAATCCAGCATCTGGTCTTCTAAATCTTACTGCAAGGTTGCCAAAGGATATCCAGAAGCCTGACCTAGGTCCGTGTGTTTATATCTCATATGGCTACACCGAGCAACTTGTACAGGCTGATTCTGTCTTAAAACTGTGTTATGATTCCTATGACATG GTTAACATTCTGGCACACACTTCAGATGTCCCTATCTCTTCAGAACAACTTTCTAGAATAAGAAAGTTACTGAAAAAGCACAAGGCTCAACAAAGTCACATGCCGTCTTCCAAGATCACTTCAGatcaaaacatcataaacaacatcAATGGAAAATCATCATCATTGCATGGAGAGGAGATTGAAGATTCAGCAGTGCAGGATTTGATTGGAGAAGAAATGCATTTACGAAAGAAAATTGCTCGGGTATCTTGTTCCTCTGCTGCCACTCAAGAATCATGGGATAGAAATCTCAAAGAGAGTAATTCATCCCTTGATGTTGAATCTGATTCTGATTCTGAAACTTTGCTACCTTCTTGCGAGAGTATACATGGCTCAGAAACATCAGAAGACAGGAAAAGTTTCAAGGGTAACAATAAAAGCTCCAATCATGATGGGAAGAAATCACTAGCAGTGTCTGACGGTGCCCAGTGGGATGTTTTTCGCAGACAAGATGTTCCCAAGCTTATAGATTATCTCAAAAGGCATTCTAATGAGTTTGCTTGCCACAAGCAG GTTGATCATCCAATTCTCGATCAGAGTTTCTTTCTTGACACCACTCACAAAATGAGGCTTAAGGAGGAGTTTG AGATTGAACCTTGGACTTTCATGCAACACGTAGGAGAAGCTGTTATCATTCCTGCTGGATGTCCCTACCAGATTAAGAGCCCTAAG GCTTGTGTTCATGTTGTGTTGGACTTCATGTCTCCTGAGAATGTTACCGAGTGTGCCCAATTGTCCGATGAAATACGACTACTTCCAGAAGACCATAAAGCCAAAGTAGACAAGTTACAG GTGAAGAAAATGGCTCTTCACAGTATTAGTGCTGCTATCCAAGAAATTCGCGAGCTTACATGTGCAAC GAGGAGAAACAACGTTGAATCCACAAAAGTAATCAGTTCAACCTATAAGGTAGTCACTTTAGTGATgcatactttaagtcataagtacgGATTATTGGGAAGAATAGATAATGTATTTGGATATCTTTGA